A single Deltaproteobacteria bacterium DNA region contains:
- the aroB gene encoding 3-dehydroquinate synthase — MKVIRVDGRRGTSAILMGESIRSIGSYAPLEKTVIITDVNIMRHYQKDIPPCHLIEIQSGEKAKSLETVREICLKLMKIGADRSSFIVGVGGGVVSDITGFVASIYMRGVPFGFVSTTLLSQVDAGIGGKNGVNLGGYKNMLGVFNQPQFVICDLNLLKTLPRRELLSGFAEIVKHAVIGDPELFSYLETNYERGVSLDPEVIEKLVCDSVAVKSAIVNRDEEEGGERRKLNFGHTFGHAIEKTTGISHGEAVGIGMAIASRLSHKRGYLTLETAERIEALIRKLGLPIRSHCAPGELLDAIRKDKKRNGSSIRFVLLKAMGHAVVEEMPIHELGDTICGGASPMAL; from the coding sequence ATGAAAGTCATCCGGGTAGACGGCCGCAGAGGTACCTCCGCCATCCTGATGGGAGAGTCGATCAGATCCATCGGTAGCTATGCGCCGTTGGAAAAGACGGTCATTATCACGGACGTGAATATCATGCGTCATTATCAAAAAGACATCCCCCCCTGTCACCTGATAGAGATCCAGAGCGGCGAAAAGGCAAAATCATTGGAGACGGTCAGAGAGATATGCCTGAAGCTCATGAAGATCGGAGCGGACCGGTCATCCTTTATTGTAGGAGTGGGTGGGGGAGTTGTTTCCGACATTACAGGCTTTGTCGCCTCCATATACATGCGGGGCGTCCCATTCGGATTCGTTTCCACCACCCTCCTGTCCCAGGTGGACGCCGGCATCGGCGGGAAAAACGGCGTCAACCTCGGCGGCTACAAGAACATGCTCGGGGTCTTTAATCAGCCGCAATTCGTTATCTGCGACCTGAATCTTCTGAAGACCCTCCCTCGAAGGGAACTCCTCTCGGGCTTCGCCGAGATCGTAAAACATGCTGTTATCGGGGACCCTGAACTGTTCTCATATCTTGAGACCAATTATGAAAGGGGAGTCTCCCTGGACCCGGAGGTGATAGAGAAACTCGTCTGTGATTCTGTGGCCGTAAAATCAGCCATTGTAAACAGGGATGAAGAAGAGGGGGGCGAGCGGCGGAAGCTCAATTTCGGACACACATTCGGCCACGCCATTGAAAAGACGACAGGCATCTCCCACGGTGAGGCGGTCGGCATCGGTATGGCCATCGCTTCAAGATTGTCCCACAAAAGGGGATATTTGACCCTTGAAACGGCGGAACGAATAGAGGCACTCATTAGGAAACTCGGGCTTCCAATCCGCTCTCACTGTGCACCCGGGGAGCTTCTTGACGCCATAAGAAAGGATAAAAAACGAAATGGGAGCAGCATCCGTTTTGTGCTCCTCAAGGCGATGGGCCACGCGGTGGTGGAAGAGATGCCGATCCATGAATTGGGAGACACAATATGCGGCGGCGCGTCGCCGATGGCGTTATGA
- a CDS encoding EI24 domain-containing protein, whose amino-acid sequence MDFVQGIAYNFRGMFLGIKTPRLLFWGLLRFCVVVLITIISASLILIYHQDILKVIWAKPASQWILWLWHLVSWLLSLFLVGLSTVISYLISQILFSVVIMDYMSRITERMVRGEAKNAVGVSFFTSFVYLVSQEIPRTIIPVILSILLMIFGWLTPLGPLVAVFSSAVAAVFLAWDNTDLIAARQLVPFRTRFRFMLRTLPFHLGFGLPFLIPVLNIFLLSFAPVGAALYHMERRLKA is encoded by the coding sequence ATGGATTTTGTTCAAGGCATCGCTTATAATTTTCGGGGCATGTTTCTGGGGATCAAGACCCCGAGGCTTCTTTTCTGGGGGCTTCTGAGGTTCTGCGTAGTGGTCCTGATTACAATCATTTCTGCCAGTCTGATTCTCATCTATCACCAGGACATCCTGAAGGTTATCTGGGCAAAACCGGCAAGCCAATGGATCCTGTGGCTATGGCATCTCGTATCCTGGCTTCTCTCCCTGTTCCTGGTGGGACTATCGACCGTTATCTCCTATCTGATCTCCCAGATCCTGTTCAGTGTGGTCATCATGGACTACATGTCACGGATCACAGAACGCATGGTCAGAGGAGAGGCAAAAAACGCTGTCGGCGTATCTTTTTTTACGTCATTCGTTTATCTTGTCAGTCAGGAGATACCACGGACCATCATTCCGGTCATCCTGTCCATTCTCCTGATGATCTTCGGGTGGTTGACGCCCTTGGGACCTCTTGTGGCAGTCTTCTCGTCGGCCGTGGCCGCTGTCTTCCTGGCATGGGATAATACAGACCTTATCGCGGCGAGACAACTCGTCCCGTTCAGAACCCGATTCCGTTTCATGTTAAGAACCCTCCCTTTTCACTTAGGGTTCGGGCTTCCTTTTTTAATTCCGGTCCTGAACATTTTCCTTCTTTCCTTTGCCCCGGTCGGCGCAGCACTATATCACATGGAAAGAAGGCTCAAGGCGTGA
- a CDS encoding DUF4398 domain-containing protein, translating to MGKKRMAGSIGIMAVFFWALAIGACATNGKVPSEKIRNAEQAIDRARQNGAVAYAPLEIRLAEDKLKAAEEAMKKEEYETARRLADEAFVDAQVAEQKAQGAKSLEAAQELQKTVDTLRRELKQKPATD from the coding sequence ATGGGGAAAAAGAGAATGGCGGGGTCCATAGGCATCATGGCCGTATTCTTCTGGGCACTGGCCATCGGAGCGTGCGCAACCAACGGGAAGGTGCCTTCAGAGAAGATACGGAATGCCGAGCAGGCAATTGATCGGGCACGGCAGAATGGCGCGGTCGCCTATGCGCCTTTGGAGATAAGATTGGCGGAAGACAAGCTGAAAGCAGCCGAAGAGGCCATGAAAAAGGAAGAATATGAGACTGCGCGACGTCTCGCGGATGAGGCCTTTGTGGATGCCCAGGTTGCCGAACAAAAGGCCCAAGGTGCAAAATCTCTGGAAGCGGCTCAAGAGCTGCAGAAAACCGTAGACACCCTGCGTCGTGAGTTAAAGCAGAAACCAGCCACGGACTGA
- the aroC gene encoding chorismate synthase yields MAANSFGKVFRITTFGESHGKGVGAVIDGCPPGIPLSEDDFVSEMARRRPGRTPVDTPRSEPDRVEIFSGVFEGVTVGTPIALFIRNQDVKSAPYEILRRLFRPGHADYTYFKKYGHFDFRGGGRSSARETAARVAAGVIAQKILAPVEVRIAAYTLEMGGIRAEHIDLDAVHKNPFYCPDVTVVDKIGEVLSRAREAGDSIGGIVELRITGCPAGLGEPVFDKLSADLAKGVMSVGAVKGVEIGAGFGAARLKGSQNNDPITPTGFVTNHAGGILGGISNGDDIVLRAAIKPIPSIMMAQETIDREGRPARLKLEGRFDTSAVPRIVPVLKAMAAIVLVDHYLRSKSLW; encoded by the coding sequence ATGGCAGCAAATTCATTCGGGAAGGTATTCAGGATAACGACCTTTGGAGAATCGCACGGTAAGGGAGTCGGTGCGGTAATAGACGGCTGTCCGCCAGGCATCCCTCTCTCGGAAGATGATTTCGTCAGTGAGATGGCAAGACGAAGACCCGGTCGCACCCCTGTGGATACGCCCCGATCCGAACCGGACAGGGTGGAAATCTTCTCGGGTGTCTTTGAGGGGGTTACCGTCGGGACGCCGATTGCCCTTTTTATCCGCAATCAGGACGTAAAGAGCGCGCCTTATGAGATTCTTCGCAGACTGTTCAGGCCGGGCCACGCGGATTATACCTATTTTAAAAAATACGGTCATTTTGACTTCAGGGGCGGGGGGAGGTCTTCTGCACGCGAGACCGCCGCAAGGGTTGCCGCCGGCGTCATCGCCCAAAAAATTCTTGCGCCGGTAGAGGTACGAATTGCTGCTTACACCCTGGAGATGGGGGGCATCCGGGCAGAGCATATCGATCTCGATGCTGTCCATAAAAACCCTTTTTACTGTCCTGACGTGACTGTCGTAGACAAAATAGGAGAAGTACTTTCAAGGGCAAGGGAGGCTGGCGATTCCATAGGCGGTATTGTGGAGCTTCGAATCACCGGATGTCCTGCGGGATTGGGCGAGCCGGTATTTGATAAGCTGAGTGCGGATCTTGCCAAAGGGGTGATGTCCGTGGGCGCTGTAAAGGGGGTAGAAATCGGGGCAGGCTTCGGCGCGGCCAGGCTGAAGGGGTCTCAAAACAATGACCCGATAACGCCGACGGGTTTTGTGACGAATCATGCAGGCGGAATACTGGGGGGTATTTCAAATGGAGACGACATTGTCCTTCGCGCCGCAATCAAGCCCATTCCCTCCATTATGATGGCGCAGGAGACCATTGACAGGGAAGGCCGTCCTGCCCGGTTGAAACTGGAGGGGCGATTCGATACCTCTGCCGTTCCCCGCATAGTGCCGGTGTTAAAGGCGATGGCGGCCATTGTGCTGGTTGATCACTATCTGAGGTCGAAGTCCTTATGGTAA
- a CDS encoding MFS transporter: protein MAKVFYGWWIVLATSLIHVWGAGTFYYGFTAFFNPIVDELGWSYAATSFAASLRSIEGGIASPLVGFAADRYGARRILVLGSILGGLGFMLLSRIQTLWSFYLIFIFLSVGSSLLFPVPGWTAVANWFVKKRGMALGTLSATMGIAGLVIYLVNWLIGLYGWRQTLVILGIGMWAIGIPSALVVRTRPEPYGLLPDGDEVLPLKQGRSTSTLSQESEGEKEFTARAALKTRAFWMLAILVTLSAAALHAVVVHIMPYLVSIHFSRGTAGLTASLLILVSAMGRFALGWLTGRVDTRYLMAFALLLQTLGLLALANVQGLGMAALFVGLFGPGYGGVITLRLTMQAQYFGRKAFGAIQGIMMAIIIIGTMASPLLSGVCFDIYGTYRPAWLIMALLLLIVTPLSILARPPKIAAAA from the coding sequence ATGGCAAAGGTTTTCTACGGCTGGTGGATCGTTCTGGCCACGAGCCTGATTCATGTGTGGGGGGCAGGGACCTTCTATTACGGCTTTACGGCCTTTTTCAATCCGATTGTGGATGAGTTGGGCTGGAGTTATGCCGCCACCTCATTTGCCGCCTCCCTCAGAAGCATAGAGGGCGGCATCGCTTCCCCTCTTGTTGGTTTTGCAGCGGACAGATACGGCGCCCGGCGTATTCTTGTACTGGGAAGCATCCTGGGAGGACTCGGATTTATGCTCCTGAGCCGGATCCAGACCCTCTGGTCCTTTTACCTCATTTTCATATTCCTCTCAGTAGGATCGAGCCTCCTTTTCCCTGTCCCCGGCTGGACTGCCGTAGCCAATTGGTTTGTGAAGAAACGCGGCATGGCCCTGGGCACCCTCTCCGCGACCATGGGCATCGCCGGGCTGGTCATCTATCTGGTGAACTGGCTCATAGGGCTCTACGGCTGGCGGCAGACCCTGGTGATCCTGGGGATCGGCATGTGGGCGATCGGCATCCCATCGGCATTGGTTGTACGAACCCGGCCGGAACCATACGGGCTCCTGCCCGACGGTGACGAGGTCCTCCCTTTGAAACAGGGTCGATCCACCTCGACCCTGTCTCAGGAGAGTGAGGGCGAAAAGGAATTCACCGCCCGCGCAGCCCTCAAGACCCGGGCGTTCTGGATGCTGGCCATACTCGTGACCCTTTCCGCGGCCGCGCTTCACGCGGTGGTTGTGCATATCATGCCCTATCTGGTCAGCATCCATTTCAGCCGGGGAACAGCGGGGCTCACGGCATCTCTCCTCATCCTGGTGAGTGCCATGGGAAGGTTTGCCCTGGGGTGGCTCACCGGCCGGGTGGACACCCGATATCTCATGGCGTTTGCCCTCCTCCTGCAGACCCTGGGCCTGCTGGCCCTGGCCAATGTCCAGGGCCTGGGTATGGCGGCCCTTTTTGTCGGGCTGTTCGGTCCCGGGTACGGCGGCGTAATTACCCTCAGACTTACCATGCAGGCCCAATACTTTGGACGCAAGGCCTTCGGCGCCATTCAGGGAATAATGATGGCCATCATCATCATCGGGACCATGGCAAGCCCCCTCCTGTCAGGGGTTTGTTTCGACATATACGGGACCTATCGCCCGGCATGGCTGATTATGGCGCTCCTTCTTTTGATCGTCACCCCCCTCTCCATCCTGGCCAGGCCGCCGAAAATAGCGGCGGCGGCCTGA
- the aroA gene encoding 3-phosphoshikimate 1-carboxyvinyltransferase, whose amino-acid sequence MTYIDPPSRLNAVVRIPGSKSVTHRAVIAASLANGKSVLNHFLECEDTLYTINALRKLGVMIAIDRDSLIVEGRGRSIGTGPFRGKLYLGNSGTSFRLLLSVVALCRGEFLMTGTERMKQRPIGPLVAALNSLGVNASCIEQEGCPPVRIRAGGIRGGRVSVSGNQSSQFLSSLLLSAPYADADIDVEVTGRLVSSPYVDMTLQVMDQFGIRTHRDHYGWFQVSSGQGYKARELTIPGDASSASYFWAGAAVTGGKIVTSNIHPYTTRQGDIRFLEILERMGCIIEKASDSVTVHGGNLSGIDVDMSDLPDMVPTLAAVALFARGRTAIRNVAHLRHKESDRLNALALEWGRIGGRVRELPDGLIIDGGAPLTGTLTDPHNDHRLAMALSVVGLRVPHLDLQDKACVEKSFPAFWRLWNPLQWNKD is encoded by the coding sequence ATGACGTACATCGACCCCCCATCCAGATTAAACGCGGTGGTTCGAATACCCGGCTCCAAGAGCGTTACCCACAGGGCCGTCATAGCCGCCAGCCTGGCAAACGGGAAGAGTGTGCTCAACCATTTCCTGGAATGCGAAGACACCCTCTATACCATCAACGCCTTGCGCAAGCTGGGCGTAATGATCGCCATAGACAGGGATAGCCTGATTGTGGAGGGGCGAGGCAGATCGATCGGCACAGGTCCTTTTAGAGGAAAGCTCTATCTGGGCAATTCCGGAACCTCCTTTCGGCTCCTTCTGTCGGTGGTGGCCCTGTGCAGGGGTGAGTTTTTGATGACCGGCACAGAGAGGATGAAGCAGCGGCCGATCGGTCCTCTGGTTGCGGCCCTCAACAGTTTAGGGGTTAACGCCTCCTGCATTGAACAGGAGGGGTGTCCTCCGGTGCGCATCCGGGCCGGCGGCATCCGGGGCGGAAGGGTTTCCGTATCAGGAAATCAGAGCAGCCAGTTTCTCTCGTCCCTCCTCCTGTCAGCCCCCTATGCAGACGCTGATATCGATGTGGAGGTCACAGGACGACTGGTCTCAAGCCCATACGTGGACATGACCCTCCAGGTAATGGATCAGTTCGGGATCCGCACCCATCGGGATCATTATGGATGGTTCCAAGTCTCTTCAGGTCAGGGCTATAAAGCCCGGGAATTGACCATCCCGGGGGATGCCTCTTCCGCATCCTATTTCTGGGCCGGGGCAGCGGTCACCGGCGGGAAAATCGTCACCAGTAATATCCATCCGTATACGACCCGGCAGGGCGATATCAGGTTTCTGGAAATCTTGGAGAGGATGGGGTGTATCATCGAAAAGGCATCCGATTCTGTGACCGTTCACGGCGGGAATCTTTCAGGGATAGACGTGGATATGAGTGATCTTCCGGACATGGTCCCAACCCTGGCGGCAGTGGCGCTCTTTGCCAGGGGAAGGACGGCCATTCGAAACGTTGCCCACCTCAGGCACAAGGAGAGCGACCGGCTGAATGCCCTGGCACTCGAATGGGGCCGTATCGGGGGCCGTGTGAGAGAACTTCCGGATGGTCTCATTATCGACGGAGGCGCGCCCCTGACAGGGACTCTGACAGATCCTCACAACGATCATCGTCTGGCCATGGCTCTGTCAGTAGTGGGTTTACGGGTTCCACACCTCGACCTTCAGGATAAGGCCTGCGTGGAGAAGTCGTTCCCGGCCTTCTGGAGGCTGTGGAACCCGCTTCAATGGAACAAGGATTAA
- the pheA gene encoding prephenate dehydratase: protein MNLKEIRKKIDSIDGQILQLLNSRMEQVLIAKKFKTEVEDVKREKEILDRIRNRHSGLIHAGFVEKIFDGIIHESKRLQRDHYDLIAFQGEHGAYSEEASILWNSRMVPFPCNTFADVFEGVQSGLYDYGIVPVENTLGGSVDQVNQLLIRVDLHVVGAIELPVRHCLLALPETDHREIRSVFSHPQALSQCRQFLARNKLEPMPYSDTAGAAKMLAEARPKRSAAIASRLSAQLYDLELIKEGVEDMERNMTRFLVLAREKAVGKGDKCSVVFSTAHKAGTLFNVLQVFAEKTINLTRIESIPNEPGDYAFFLDFEGSDQDRPVMEALKEVEKMTTRFRLMGCYTERRVR, encoded by the coding sequence ATGAATCTGAAAGAGATCAGGAAAAAGATCGACAGCATTGATGGGCAGATCCTGCAGCTTTTAAACAGCAGGATGGAACAGGTCCTGATAGCGAAAAAGTTCAAGACCGAGGTTGAGGACGTCAAGAGAGAAAAGGAGATCCTGGATAGAATACGAAATCGCCACTCAGGGCTCATTCACGCGGGATTTGTAGAAAAAATCTTTGACGGCATCATTCACGAAAGCAAGAGACTCCAGCGCGATCATTACGATCTCATTGCGTTTCAGGGAGAACATGGGGCTTACAGTGAAGAGGCGTCCATCCTCTGGAACAGCCGCATGGTCCCCTTTCCATGCAATACGTTCGCGGATGTCTTCGAAGGGGTTCAATCCGGACTCTACGACTATGGCATCGTTCCCGTGGAAAACACACTGGGCGGTTCCGTGGACCAGGTCAATCAACTCCTCATCCGTGTCGATCTCCATGTGGTCGGGGCCATTGAACTCCCCGTACGCCATTGTCTCCTTGCACTCCCTGAAACGGACCACAGAGAGATCCGGAGCGTCTTTTCCCATCCCCAGGCCCTTTCCCAATGCCGTCAATTCCTTGCACGGAATAAACTCGAGCCGATGCCTTATTCAGATACTGCCGGCGCCGCAAAAATGCTCGCAGAAGCACGGCCCAAGCGATCTGCAGCTATTGCGAGCCGGCTCTCCGCCCAATTGTATGACCTGGAGCTTATAAAGGAAGGCGTAGAGGACATGGAGAGGAATATGACTCGATTTCTTGTCCTGGCCAGGGAAAAGGCCGTTGGAAAGGGGGACAAATGCTCTGTTGTTTTTTCCACGGCGCACAAGGCGGGTACGCTCTTTAATGTGCTCCAGGTATTTGCGGAGAAGACAATCAACCTCACACGGATAGAGTCGATTCCCAATGAGCCCGGTGACTATGCCTTTTTCCTCGATTTCGAGGGGTCGGACCAGGACCGGCCCGTCATGGAAGCACTTAAAGAGGTCGAAAAGATGACGACCCGGTTCCGGCTGATGGGATGCTACACAGAGAGGAGGGTCCGATGA
- a CDS encoding shikimate dehydrogenase: MENAPATRVDQYTELYGVIGNPVRHSLSPALHNAAFSAIGLNAVYLAFEPEDIGACARGIQALGIRGVSVTTPFKSSVIPYLSEMDPLAKKIGAVNTIVNTTNGLMGYNTDALGALKALQEEMDLFGKRCILVGAGGAARAIGFTLKENGATLSVVNRSRHRGEGLARSLGCEFIPLGDIAAASGDLLIQTTPVGMWPHVDQCPVPERILKQGMVVMDIVYHPSETRLLRMARARGCITISGTRMLIHQGAEQFRLWTGIEPPLSIMNMAIKEALPGQK; the protein is encoded by the coding sequence ATGGAAAACGCTCCTGCCACAAGGGTGGATCAGTACACCGAGCTTTATGGTGTGATAGGAAACCCGGTCAGGCATTCCCTCAGCCCGGCGCTTCACAATGCCGCTTTTTCCGCGATAGGTCTCAATGCGGTCTACCTCGCCTTTGAACCCGAAGATATTGGGGCATGTGCACGGGGAATACAGGCGCTCGGCATCAGAGGGGTAAGTGTTACGACCCCCTTCAAGTCATCGGTGATCCCATATCTCAGTGAAATGGATCCCCTTGCAAAAAAGATCGGTGCGGTCAACACCATCGTGAATACAACCAACGGCCTGATGGGATATAATACCGACGCTCTCGGGGCCTTAAAAGCGCTGCAAGAAGAGATGGATCTTTTTGGAAAGCGCTGCATCCTCGTGGGAGCAGGGGGTGCGGCACGCGCCATCGGGTTCACTCTCAAAGAAAACGGGGCCACGCTATCGGTGGTCAACCGGTCCCGCCATCGCGGAGAAGGGCTTGCCCGCTCATTAGGATGCGAATTCATCCCTTTGGGGGATATTGCAGCGGCCAGTGGCGATCTCCTGATTCAGACCACGCCCGTCGGAATGTGGCCCCATGTGGATCAGTGCCCGGTCCCCGAGCGGATCTTGAAACAGGGAATGGTGGTCATGGACATCGTTTATCACCCCTCTGAGACCCGGCTCCTGAGAATGGCCAGGGCAAGGGGCTGCATCACCATCAGCGGCACCCGGATGTTGATTCATCAAGGGGCCGAACAATTCAGGCTGTGGACAGGGATTGAACCGCCGCTGTCGATTATGAATATGGCGATAAAGGAGGCCCTTCCGGGACAGAAATGA
- a CDS encoding OmpA family protein, whose translation MKRIRIFSLSRYPGFALLILLAVALTGCATTPKANDAIDRAEAALKSAQSNPDIVANAPVALYEARQALDQAKEAEDLGEATHLAYIAEKKAQLAAEISETKMAREKLTLLGQEREQILLKAREHEAEQARLKAELERRRSGISRQQAQQARREAEMSLQQARLEREKALKAEQAAQELQKELEKLKAKQTDRGYVLTLGDILFEFDKAQLLPGAMNTIYRLAEFLKKYPERKVIVEGHTDGVGSAEYNLGLSQRRADSVRDALLRSGIGPDRIISKGYGKDYPVASNDTEAGRQQNRRVEVVILEESQDPRQLLRR comes from the coding sequence ATGAAAAGGATTCGTATTTTTTCGCTATCCCGCTATCCGGGATTCGCCCTGCTGATCCTCCTTGCAGTGGCTCTGACAGGATGCGCCACGACCCCCAAAGCCAATGATGCCATTGATCGGGCAGAAGCCGCCCTAAAAAGCGCACAGTCAAACCCCGATATCGTTGCCAATGCTCCTGTTGCGCTTTACGAGGCACGTCAGGCACTGGATCAGGCAAAAGAGGCTGAAGACCTCGGAGAAGCCACGCACCTGGCCTATATTGCTGAAAAAAAGGCCCAACTGGCTGCCGAGATATCTGAAACCAAAATGGCCCGGGAAAAGTTGACCCTTCTCGGACAGGAAAGAGAGCAAATCCTTCTTAAAGCAAGGGAACATGAGGCAGAACAGGCCCGCCTGAAAGCGGAGCTCGAACGCAGGCGGAGCGGGATATCACGCCAGCAGGCCCAGCAGGCCCGCCGGGAAGCTGAGATGTCACTTCAACAGGCTCGACTGGAGCGGGAAAAAGCATTAAAGGCCGAGCAGGCCGCCCAGGAACTGCAAAAGGAACTCGAAAAATTGAAGGCCAAACAGACGGACAGGGGCTACGTACTTACGCTCGGAGATATTTTATTCGAGTTCGACAAAGCCCAGCTCTTGCCAGGGGCCATGAACACTATCTATCGGTTAGCGGAATTCTTGAAAAAGTATCCGGAGCGCAAGGTCATTGTGGAAGGGCACACCGACGGCGTCGGCAGTGCGGAATATAATCTGGGTCTATCTCAGCGCCGGGCCGATTCGGTGAGAGATGCGCTCCTGCGCAGCGGGATAGGACCGGATCGGATCATTTCAAAGGGGTATGGCAAGGACTATCCGGTAGCCAGCAACGATACCGAGGCGGGACGGCAGCAGAATCGTCGTGTCGAAGTGGTTATTCTCGAAGAAAGTCAGGATCCGAGACAGCTGTTGCGTCGATAG
- the aroF gene encoding 3-deoxy-7-phosphoheptulonate synthase, with the protein MNALRLASLNGDHLVRSVISAGNVRFGEDFVVIAGPCSVESEEQTIKTAQEVKAAGANMLRGGAFKPRTSPYDFQGLGLQGLKILEKAKHATGLPIVTEVTDPRDVSWVSEYADVLQIGTRNMQNFSLLKEVGKLDKPVLLKRGMYSTLKEWLNCAEYILAAGNPSVILCERGIRTFETYTRNTLDLSIVPSVKETSHLPIIVDPSHGTGRLSIIESMSLAAMAAGADGIMVEVHCRPGEAMCDKDQAMSPDMFGGLMKKLTVLGSCMNKLNGKSPHRLGAGEP; encoded by the coding sequence ATGAACGCGCTTAGACTTGCCTCGCTGAACGGAGATCACTTGGTTCGGTCGGTCATATCGGCCGGGAATGTCCGATTCGGCGAGGATTTTGTGGTGATTGCAGGCCCTTGCAGTGTGGAGAGCGAGGAACAGACCATCAAGACCGCACAAGAGGTGAAGGCGGCGGGCGCCAATATGCTCAGGGGTGGTGCATTCAAGCCGAGGACATCGCCATACGATTTCCAGGGGCTCGGCCTTCAGGGCCTCAAGATCCTCGAAAAGGCCAAACACGCCACAGGGCTGCCGATTGTCACCGAGGTCACCGACCCGCGGGATGTGTCATGGGTGTCCGAATATGCGGATGTCCTACAGATCGGCACGCGAAACATGCAGAATTTTTCGCTCCTCAAAGAGGTTGGAAAACTCGACAAGCCTGTCCTCCTGAAAAGGGGGATGTATTCAACCCTCAAAGAATGGTTGAATTGTGCCGAGTATATCCTTGCAGCCGGAAACCCGAGTGTTATCCTTTGTGAACGGGGGATAAGGACATTTGAGACGTACACCCGAAATACCCTGGATCTCAGCATCGTCCCCTCCGTGAAGGAGACCTCCCACCTCCCCATTATTGTGGATCCCTCCCACGGAACCGGCCGGTTAAGCATTATCGAATCGATGAGTCTCGCTGCCATGGCCGCCGGGGCCGACGGCATTATGGTTGAGGTGCACTGCAGGCCGGGTGAGGCCATGTGCGACAAAGATCAGGCCATGTCGCCGGATATGTTCGGGGGACTGATGAAGAAATTGACCGTATTAGGGTCCTGCATGAACAAACTGAATGGAAAGTCACCGCATCGACTTGGAGCAGGCGAACCATGA
- a CDS encoding prephenate dehydrogenase/arogenate dehydrogenase family protein yields MKILILGAGHMGAWLVEELCLDHEMAVYDLDRRKLKYFFNVTRILEPSEAKGFDPEILINAVSIANIREAFEDFLPHLSEECILSDIASVKTGIHALYRSLGRRFVSTHPMFGPTFANIRDLRNENAIIIKESDEEGKAFFRNLYEGIRLNVYEYTFDEHDQTIAYSLSIPFASSMMFAATMKQQEAPGTTFRKHLDIARGLFSEDDHLLSEIMFNPHTVRQIEAISSSLTYLTHIIRGRDYEEMQKFLNRLRQNIQ; encoded by the coding sequence ATGAAGATACTCATACTGGGTGCCGGTCATATGGGTGCGTGGCTGGTGGAAGAGCTCTGCCTCGATCACGAAATGGCTGTTTACGACCTGGACCGAAGAAAGCTCAAATACTTCTTCAACGTTACAAGGATTCTTGAACCCTCCGAGGCAAAGGGGTTCGACCCCGAGATCCTCATTAACGCAGTGAGCATCGCCAATATCCGTGAGGCATTTGAAGATTTTCTTCCCCACCTGTCCGAGGAATGCATCCTTTCGGACATCGCCTCGGTAAAGACCGGAATACACGCGCTGTATAGGAGCCTGGGAAGGAGATTCGTCTCCACCCATCCCATGTTCGGTCCTACCTTTGCCAATATCAGGGACCTCCGAAATGAAAATGCCATCATCATCAAGGAGTCCGACGAGGAGGGAAAGGCCTTTTTCAGGAATCTCTATGAAGGGATTCGTCTCAATGTCTACGAGTACACCTTTGACGAACATGATCAGACAATCGCCTATTCCCTCTCCATCCCCTTTGCCTCAAGCATGATGTTTGCAGCCACCATGAAACAACAGGAGGCCCCCGGGACCACTTTTAGAAAACATCTCGATATTGCAAGAGGACTCTTTTCTGAGGATGATCACCTTCTTTCCGAGATCATGTTCAATCCCCACACGGTCAGGCAGATCGAGGCCATCAGTTCCAGCCTCACCTATCTGACCCACATTATCAGGGGAAGGGATTATGAAGAGATGCAGAAGTTTCTCAACCGGCTCCGGCAGAATATCCAGTAG